The Diabrotica undecimpunctata isolate CICGRU chromosome 3, icDiaUnde3, whole genome shotgun sequence genome includes the window gcgatttgctaaatcggataggcgaaaagaatacattttataaaattatataatattatatcttataaaattatataatacttATTTTATTCTTACAGTATTTTTAaccactgaacttttatttaccactagTTACCGGCTGTTACTGACAATtcttgagaaaaatttcaataccgagtaaaaaaatatttcactcgcttgtagcctaatatgcctaattatagaaataactattcttaagttatattatgttttttgttaaataaattaatttaaataaattgctctctatcttaagctgttcttagtatcgaatgtgtgtccatgcctgtccagtgtcttacattcttcagccaggagcattttcttctttctggacctcttttttcttctgctttcccttccattatgagtcgtagaaagttatatttttctcctctgtaaatatgtcctacatcactcgtttttctgttgtttacaatatttaggagttctctcagTCTTCATTactctcagcacctcgttgttggccacgtgctctgtccacgaaattgtcagcatccttcgaaaaacacacatttcaaaggcttctatacggaTCATACTcttaattccgagagtccatatttccactccgtatagcaataaggaataaatgaatgtttttacaaattgatatcggatatccaacgataagataaagtttattaagaatgtttaatacattcattacttacattgagttattgcattaaaattagttaacgtgggtttatacttatttatccttggtttgttcttgattttgtagccataggataggtgggtttaaattaattgtctttaaaatacctagtttaaattgaaagtccttgatttttcagtatttatattttaataactttcctatGGTTTAATAGttttgtacacttgattttactgccATAGAGTATgttggtttaaattttttttttctggtttaagtTTAAGATCCCTTAATGTTGTATCCTTCTTTGGACCCGTAgagtatttgggttttaataattTCTCATTCGTTTAGTATaccgcttaaaataattattgagaaaatggttcccttacataAGGCACTAATGATATCAATCATAAAGGTGCacaaatctaaatcctatatcaaaatcaccctcaagacccatgaccccccccccAACCGACAAAAATTTTATGTGGGATCGGccactgaaaggtgcaaaaatctaaatcctgtatcaaaatcaccctcaagacccatgaccccccccctgacaaaaatttaTGGATCCGCCACTGTATAGAAACAGCTCTACATTAAGTTTTGAATCATAGGCTAGCCATCTGTGGATAGATCGCACCTattattccatttatttttgaaataattagcTATCCAATATTAGGTGACTTTCCTCtatttagattatatttttgatttcccGATAACCTACAATATAATAACGAACACAATTTATTTACCAGGTAACTTTTTATTCAGTAcattatttggcaaataaatattttgtgtcaggtaattttaatttattttatctgttcagatttctttcctaggtcacgctagaattttaaatctgaactaacataaaactttaaactattttatactaaatcataccttaaaaataataatattatttattaattatattaatatataattaaaatttcttatattaataatttaacgtaccattgaaatgtcaaatggtggtagttcagatttctttcctagatggcgtcgttagtttactgtacaaacagtgtgacttgtcatcatagccttgtacagtgtaggtaaaagtttatggtcggtatggtaaaatttaacaggatatctaacacagatataaaatcatattttcagcgaatacgacaaagataacaatcatatttccccttggtctcccctccatatttgacgcccattgcccattggtgagacgattagttccgatcagagatattttacatatctctggttccgatcctaatataagaaactagaggtggttcgttgacattttaaatatacaaatagtacttacatttacattacacattattaaatcgcgaatcgtctaaattgacatttaaaaactttaaatgtcatttaaaaagtttttccacttttcttgttagccgtattcttttatttaaattaaaccagattttaaacatgttttcacaaggaacagattttgttacaatactacaatattttatgaatatagtggttaagttaggatacacatggcgatggtttttccaccactgtaatggacagttccaatctccgttcgaatttttttgtgggtatatatcatcagacaaatacatgtcgacttcttttatatctctcgatacagatgtatgtttagatgagtcatgtccaattcatcaaaaatacatcatagatttaagtcatctttatcagtttctttttcttgtactggttgattttcaatagtacaatcttctttttctttttttatagaagtaaccagcttcttaactctttcttttgtttttttaccttcatttttattagaaaatccctgcattttaaattattatttgtcatttttgaatctacggtttctcactggtaagccaactagttgatggttgattcaaaaaaactacgttttaaagagaggagcaacgaacactttacgtcgacgaggacgattagttgatctgagagactactacaaaactaaaaataactcttTCGGGACAGTGGACAGTCGAGCTATCAGTtaacgttgaaaataaaataactaggtattcGGATTattgaatgagtttcgatttacgattgatctgcattttcgaaggtgatggatacttccattaataaaaatattagtttagagtaaaagaaacaaatagatatggatttactaaacctatgcaaagactcgtttcatccgttttccatagttgaagaacgagcttttaaaaagtttgcagggtggattcctggatataaaccaccaacaagaaaaactttgtAAGGTTCATTACTTTAGGAATTTAAcagaaaatttagaatttaaaacggttttattaggctgctgccattattcagaattcagaaaacatcgcatttgaaattagtgaaattattaataagtGGGGTCTAAAACCAAAAGTacattttgcagtaactgataatgcctcaaatatggtcaaagctattaaatatgttttggaatgaaaacatttaaattgttttgctcatacgttaaatttattggtggaggacgcacttaaatgctgtcgtgtacaaatagatgaaataaaaagtcttttttcgacaattcggcaaaaaacacattttaaaaaaagtaccttatcttcaaaaatgcttttaaatatcaatcacaacataacaaagttcccaaacggccaatccaagacgtggaaactaggtagaacttcacctattacatgttaaaaagaatgatcgagttagaagaggcaatccgttccacattggtattagttaatacagacttagaccaaatctaaataatgaagactggattatttgttctcaactttcccaaattttacggccttttaaagaaataacaagtacaatgagtggccaaaaatacttgaagagtagttcagtgattgttatggtacgctgcctgcaagaatcttgcaataaaattttagcaaacgataaccttacatccatagtatccgacgtagtacaattactaatatcgggtttagcaaaaagtggcacattgtcattatatacatttatggattcacgatttaaagtgcagggattttctgataaaaatgaagctaaaaacacaaaagaaagagttaagaagctggttacttctataattaaagaacaagaagattgtactaatgaaaatcaaccagtacaagaaaaagaaaccgataaagatgacgtaagtatttttgatcaattaattgtacatgactcatctaaacgtacacctgtatcgagagtccattacaatggtggaaaaaccatcacCATGTATATCcgaacttaaccactatattcataaaatattgtgaaaaatgttcaaaatttgatttaattttaaataaaagaagaatacggttaacaagaagtaaagtagaaaaacttatgtttttaaatgtcaatttagacgattcgcgatttaataataacgtgtaatgtaaatgtacgatttactatttgtattgtttactttatttttcaagttataataaatatatccttcattcgtttctttcacttcaataaatatacacataaacgataatatccattatgtttgtttatttgaaactactggtaacaatcaactagttacttgtttacgaaaaacgattcaatttcgttaacgataaaaatgtcaacgtcccacctctagtttcttatttATCGCATGTGGAATACCGGTTTTGAAGTTGCTGAAATGGTATTGCTGGTGCAacgcgacgttgccaaataattttgtatgaagctttTTTTATTGTTGGCGTTATAATgccgtttattatttttattggaaataaggcataatgtgactttaaaataagcttattttgatgtttagatttttaattcggaaatcgtacttaaaatacgaaacattaataaattttatttatataaaacgatttccgaagtggaaatcaaaatgttaaataacacttattgtaaagtaaaattgtggcatattttcaataaaaaacagtaagctgctatttaaatccatttcgcccaaattttattatcttagaacattgttcaaatgctaaaaagacaacaggtcaaatgaaaccaataagtttggcaacgttaaatttccccttttttatttccactcatgtattttcggtgatatttaaagggcggacctaatatacctctctttttaaacaggtgtttctcactccatctcacataaggtccataccgaccataaacttttacctacactgtatataaattcttccaattttaaatgtatgaaaaatgtgagtttgataaactacgttatgaacgtagtgatcctgcagtgggatcttgtactataGGGAATCTGGAATgtatcgtttcaaaaacaaaatatgattgactcatTGGTTGAAATGTCAGTAGTTCAGATGGCGTTTGGATTTttaatctaaactaacataaagctttaaattattttgtattaaattctaccttaaaaatattattaaaattaaatagattaatatgtaattaatacattattattaaataaacatatcgtttctagaaacaaaatatgattgaaatatcaaatggtggtagttcagatttctttcctagatggcgtcgttagtttactggacaaacggtgtgacttgtcatcatagccttttatatagatagataataataatattgactATACAGCGTTGCCGGTACGGCCACTGGTTATATATGAAAGGTTAAGGCTTAGTGCTTAACAACAGATGAGCACAATTAATAaagatataatataaataaaacacatgaAGATATATTGTGAACATTTTTACTACTATAAAAGATACAGAACTGAacatataaaataacatttaatatataaaaaaattataaaaatataacaaatatgtTGACTTCAGTGTTACTAGTTTataaactattttaaattttccgtttttcttgtgttgtttataaaactttGCTTAAGTAGCTAATCACTTTTGGAGAAATTTCATCAGAAGTTTCTCCGGCGAAGTCTCTTAAAATCTGCTTCTCTTTATAAAATTCTATTACAGGTCTAGTTAATTCATCGTATAATTCTAATCTCTTCTTAACTATTTCCGGTGTGTCGTCGCCTCTTTTTGTTAAGGGCTCGCCAGTGATATCATCTTTACCCTAGAAAAAGTTGAGACAGAATTATGAAACTTCAAAACACACGAATTTAaagaacaacagaagatttttagGTTATTAGCGTTTCTACAGTTTCAGATTGGATTAAAATGAAAAGCAAATTTGAGTAACATTCTTCGAAAATGTCAAACAAGAAAACTATGAAACTAAGTCAAAATAAGAAGGTAAATGAAGCTGCGTATTTGTGGTTTACACAACAAAGAACCATAGGAGTAGCATTATTTGGACCAATAATTCAAAAGTAGGCAAAAATGTTATCTGAAATGTTGGGTGATGAAGGTGAAGGATTTAAAGCAAGTTCAGGTGGCTAGACAAATGGAAAAATAGGTATGCTTTTCGTCAAGGAAATTTATGCGGAGAAAAGCTATCTGCTGACCATGAtgctgtaaatatttttaaaacttaagtAGATGTGTCATTGGCAAACTACACTAAAGATCAAATTTACAAAGCAGATGAGACTGGATTACATTTCAAAATGCTGCCCAAAAAATCACTTGCATCAAAACATGAACAGTGCACCgggcctaaaaatgaataaacAAGGAATAACAGTTCAATTATTGAGGCTCACCAATTGAGGCCTATATGGTTGGGAAATTAAAAAAACTAAGAGCTCTAAAAGATGGTTTCAGAAAAAgcacttccagttttttattgaagccaaaaaagctcatggatgtcgactattttatttttagaatggttcaaaaattaattcgtcccaagtgtaaaatcctttttaaaatcaaaaaattatcccttcaaagcattgttgcttgttgacaatgcgccaactCATCCTCAAAACCTAGAAAATGATGCCATagttgtcagatttttgccaccaaatgtcacgagcttaattcagctgttagaccagggagtaatagagaAATTCAAGAGATATTATAGAGGAGCATTCTTAAggcatctgttattacaggagacaaATGAATCTCTGAAATCGCTGATTACCTCAAAAATTTGTAGAAGAATCTTTTCAAATGTGAGACAATCTGTGGCTAATGGATTAATTTTGGAGCAAAACTTCTCTATGCACACCCACACAGAAGTTCTCAGAAGATTGATAGATAGAAGTGGCACCACAATAAGGAAAATGTCTACAAATAAAGTAGGGTCTAAAATGGTACCTATAAAACTAGGAAATATACTACTGAAACAAGAAAACTATGAAAGAAGTGTAAATATTTTATAGAAAGGAGAATTATCCTGCCTTTACAGTAGTACAGTAATTATCCAAGTTTGAGATACTTACAGGAACTTTAGGTTTATTAAATGTATCATTATAAACTCGACCACTTGGCAGATGTACCCATCTTCCTGTCACTCTACTGACTATCACTTCAGTTGGTACAACTAAATTTATAGCTAGGTCTAATTTTTCGACTTCCCAGAATGCTTTAGCTTGAGATAATGTCCTTGGAAAACCTAGAAAATATATGTACTactataaacaattataataaaagtcACAGTAAACTTAAGTTGTATTTAACAGTAAAGCCTGATACAAATGTTTTATAATtctcattttaataaaaattcataTACATATCGATCATCCGGAAGAAGAGGGTTATATCTCGAAAAATGTcaattgttgtttttttatctCAATGTACCTAAAATGTACTGTAGTTTTAAGGGAAAGAAGGGTACAAGTGAGTTTGCACGTAAACGCCACGAGATGGAAGTTGTAACTATACTGCATTTACATAGATGGCGCTACGATTCAAGGTTCCATTTTGGTTTGTTACTGCCTTTGACAGTGTGTGCTTCAAGTTTGTTCACCAAGAAGGTTACATTTTGTGATATAACGAAAACCCGTGTACGctgaagattaaaaaaaggtgCATTTTGTGTTGTAACCATTTTTATTAAGAGTAAGTAGACACTTTTATAAGTTATAGTTAAGGATTAAGGTGACAATTCGAAATGGAACAAAACATGTAATTACATTCCGCTTCAAGAGGGTTACATCTGTAAATGTAACTTTCTTAAATACACTAATTGTAAGCagtattgtttgtttttttttggatttaattatattttgagatGTAACCCTATTGACCAAAATATAGTTATGAAAAATGGTAGTTTGTTTAAATAAGTAATTTACTtatacaaataaaattgtattctcAAAAATTGCGGCAGTAAGCTTAATTACTTTTCTTTATTGCATCTTAGTATTCGTTGGTAAAAAACCTACAGTTACCTAAatctaaaaaaaagaaaagtagaaaATCGCCAATCTGAAAACATTAAACCAACTAGAAAGATAATTACAAACCCGGATACATGGAAAAAAGTAGAAAACAAAAAACTGCGAAATAGTGGCCAAGAGTATACTTATATGCATGTGAATAAATCGATAGATGGCAAAACCGTAAAAAGTAAAGTAACTAAGGAAAAGAGATCCATCTTGCCACTTTGTGGCTTAAAATGCAAGTTAAAATGTTCGGAAAAAATATTGCCGGGTCAGCGAGAAAAAAATTTTAACGACTATTGGAATATGCAAGATATTGAAAAGCAAAGGGAATTTATATTATCCAATACAAAAACTGCGTTAAAAACACCGCGTTATAAATACACGAATGCACAGAATCCGAGAAAACCGAATAACgccaacttttttttaattaatggtaAAACAATTCGTGTTTGCAAACTTTTTTTCATGGCTACCTTAGCAATTAACCATAAAGCATTAGTACAGTTTTCAGAAAGCTGAATTTATGTGACAGCGGTAGGGTATTGGAAAAGGACCAAAGAGAAAGACATGGGAATCACTGTAAAATTAgtgaaaatgtaaaaaataatgaCAATGTAAGGAATCAAATCAACAGTATCAAACGCATTGAAAGCCATTACTGTAGGGCCACCACCAGTAAGGAATGTATCAATGGAAGTAAAACGATTGCAGACTTGCACAGAGATTATACCAAACAATGTAATGAGTAGAACCTTCCCTGTGCTAACTTTGTCATTTAcagtaaaatatttaatgaagaaTTTAATTTAGCTTTACATTTACCCAAAAAAGATCAGTGTGAAGACTGTGTACAGTATAGAAATTGTAATGATGAGCACAAACAGGATATGgaagaaaaatataacaaacatataaaagaGAAGGATTTAAGTAGGAAAGAAAAGGAAAAAGATAAGGACAGTGATGACAAAACTAAAGTAGTGGTATTTGATTTGCAGGCAGTGTTGCCGTGTCCAATCGGAGACGCTTCGTGTTTTTATTATGTGTCCAAACATAAGGTATTTAACTTTACTTTATACGATATAAAATGCCACGAAGGCTCATGTTTTATGTGGCATGAAGGGGAGGCTACATTGGTACatgtattttaaattatctttaagaTTTGGCCGAACACAATAAGGATGAACTTGACATTATATTTTATTCCGATAATTGTGTTGAGCAAAATAAAAACTGGTTCATAATAGCTATGTTTATCTACGCAATCACGCACTTGAACATTAACTCTATAACGCACAAATTTTTTATATCTGGCCACTCACAAAATGAAGGGGATAGTATGCATGCTCTAATAGAGGAgattaaaaaatttagaaaatcagCTCCTATATTTTCCCCAGATCAATATGCGTGCATAATtaggatttaaaaaaaagaaaggtACAGCGTATAAACTAAAGGAATTATGTCACACTGACATTTACGATCTTAAAGCTTTAACAGCGGAACTATTTGTCAACCTACCTAATgatgtaaaactgaataatatcAAAATGTATAAGTTGGAAAAAACTCACCCTgggatttttgtttataaaacctCCTTTGAACAATCCGATTATAATGAGGTACAAATTATAAATTCAGAAAACAAATTAATGTTAATAAAATCGAGCTCAAGAAAGCATTATCTGCAAAACCTAGTATAACTGATGCAAAAAAGGGATTGTTATCATTAATTGAAAAAGAACATTGCGTACCACTTTATTAtactaatttttacaaaaatcaatataacattatctttatttttagaaaataatatacattccgtgaacataaaattatttaaaaaaaacagtgtcacaaacgaaaatattatttacttattcctaaccgttacatatacaaatagtcctccacagaatatggctcaagagctaccagtaatttaaatatttgatgtttatacaaacttaatctttcctcccttttaataggttcaggcagtttattaaacaatttgatgcagcaataaagagcgtttttttctgttatacttaacctgtgtattggaattttataattatataacctggtatttactatactattgggctcaaagttcctaaagagtattttattcttatatagaaacagtaagcattcattcagtaaaaattctaaaaatttaaaaaacaaaatgagtggaattgatgaaatacccactaaaatccttaaactttgtataaaggagatagtgaatcctctcactacaatcataaataattcactaaaatctggtgtatttcctgaatgcctgaaaactgccatagtaacacctgtttacaaaaagggtgatcctaaattaattaataactatagaccaattagccttctatgttccttttcaaaaatcttagaaatgactatgtataggcagataacagaatttttaacaaaatgtcatattattagtgcaaatcagcatggttatcaacagggaaaatcaactcagactgcgatttttcaatttgtctggaatattttgaaatgtactgagattggtcatatggctttgggtctctttttggacctatcaaaggcatatgactgtttagtgcatgacctattatttgataaattggagaaatatggtatatgtggaccagcattgaactggtttaag containing:
- the Ak3 gene encoding GTP:AMP phosphotransferase AK3, mitochondrial, coding for MTCKIFKSVILGAPGSGKGTISSRILNAFNLGYLSSGDQLRQHIQKKSAIGLEAEKFINAGKLVADDVMIKFILSELNNLSSNIWLLDGFPRTLSQAKAFWEVEKLDLAINLVVPTEVIVSRVTGRWVHLPSGRVYNDTFNKPKVPGKDDITGEPLTKRGDDTPEIVKKRLELYDELTRPVIEFYKEKQILRDFAGETSDEISPKVISYLSKVL